CGCCAACCAATGAAACTGAAGGCTCTTTGTGGGAGTTTCCGTCGGACTGCCGCGCGATCGACGTGTGGTTTCCGATTCTCCACGGTCCGAATGGCGAAGACGGTACCGTCCAAGGATTACTCTCGCTGATGCAGTTGCCTCACGTGGGGAGTGGCGTACTCGGCTCGGCTGCGGGGATGGACAAGCTCGCGATGAAATCGATCTTCGCTGCTGCCGGACTCGCTCAAGTGCAATATCGTGGCGTGACGCGATCGCAAGTTTGCTTTAACTCCCAGGCATTGCCCCAAGTTTGCAGCGATATCGAAAGCGCACTCGGCTATCCGTGTTTTGTCAAACCTGCAAACCTCGGTTCGTCAGTCGGCATTTCAAAGGTGCGATCGCGGGCCGAACTCACAATGGCTTTGGACCATGCTGCGAGCTTCGACCGCCGCATCATTATCGAAGCTGCCGTTCCCACCCCGCGCGAAATTGAATGTGCCGTGCTCGGCAACGAGGAGCCCCAAACCTCCTGCGTCGGCGAGATTTCCTTCGACAGCGACTTCTACGACTACGCGACTAAATACATCCCTGGTCGTGCGGACTTGCAGATCCCGGCACAACTTCCGGAAAGTGCAATCTTGCGCGTCCGAGCGCTGGCGCTGCAAGCGTTCGAAGCGTTGGATCTCGCCGGTCTCGCACGCGTGGATTTCTTTTATTGTGAAGCCACCGATGAGGTGCTAATAAATGAAGTTAATTCGCTGCCAGGTTTCACGGCCACGAGTATGTATCCACTTTTGTGGGAGGCATCGGGACTGCCATTTCCACAGCTCGTCGATCGCCTGGTACAACTTGCTTTAGAGCGAGGTTAATTGCGTACACGCGAGTTTATCAGCAAGTTTAATCCACAAGATCGATCCGAAATGTTAAGCTGAACTCCCGCAGGGTTAATATGGCGAAAGTTTCGTCCCATGACCGACACCAATTCTCGTCGCGGCAAGGCTGTCGCAATTGTTACCGGCACACTCTCGATCGCGATCGCGCTGCTCTATCTTCTGATTGTGTTTTTCCTCGACGCGCGGGGGGAGATGCGGCCGGCACCGATCGGGCAGATCTTGCCAAATGCGGTTTGGCTTAAAGCCATACACATGTTTCCTGGCTGTTTGTGTCAGGTTTTTTTGGGGTGAATTGTGCGGGATTGTCATAGCAGCAAACCCTACTTGGTTTCCTCGCTTTCCTCTTCAGTACTAAAAGGGTTCTTGCCAATGCCCAATTCTTTGCGGGATTGCTTGATCTGCTTCCAGGATCGTTTGATTTGTTTGTAAGCTTCCTCGGGTGAGATTTTGCCTGCAGTTTCAAGGTTGCAGGTATAGCTCACGCGTTGGGCAAATTCCTGTAAGTTGGCGTTGAATACGAGGTTCTCCGGCTTGACCTCACCGTGATAACTTGCATGCGGGTAGAGAAAC
Above is a genomic segment from Rubidibacter lacunae KORDI 51-2 containing:
- a CDS encoding DUF7219 family protein, whose product is MSSSNNPDYDKDQFLYPHASYHGEVKPENLVFNANLQEFAQRVSYTCNLETAGKISPEEAYKQIKRSWKQIKQSRKELGIGKNPFSTEEESEETK
- a CDS encoding D-alanine--D-alanine ligase family protein, with translation MKKLRVGLLFGGRSGEHEVSIRSAGAIAQALRHTDNTARYEVLPVYIQKNGIWQTGDAAARVLAAGIAPTNETEGSLWEFPSDCRAIDVWFPILHGPNGEDGTVQGLLSLMQLPHVGSGVLGSAAGMDKLAMKSIFAAAGLAQVQYRGVTRSQVCFNSQALPQVCSDIESALGYPCFVKPANLGSSVGISKVRSRAELTMALDHAASFDRRIIIEAAVPTPREIECAVLGNEEPQTSCVGEISFDSDFYDYATKYIPGRADLQIPAQLPESAILRVRALALQAFEALDLAGLARVDFFYCEATDEVLINEVNSLPGFTATSMYPLLWEASGLPFPQLVDRLVQLALERG